A genomic window from Streptomyces broussonetiae includes:
- a CDS encoding Ms5788A family Cys-rich leader peptide, with product MRRQADLTKRRAVDLCRVAAMLCRPF from the coding sequence ATGAGGCGACAGGCGGATCTCACGAAGCGGCGGGCAGTGGACCTGTGCCGCGTTGCCGCCATGCTCTGTCGCCCTTTCTGA
- a CDS encoding sulfurtransferase → MSRSDVLVDADWVQEHLDDTTIALVEVDEDTSAYEKNHIRNAIRIDWTKDLQDPVRRDFIDQAGFEKLLSDKGIANNHTVILYGGNNNWFASYAYWYFKLYGHENVKLLDGGRKKWELDARELVAGDEVPERAKTDYKAKPQDTSIRAFRDDVVAAIGSQNLVDVRSPDEFSGKLLAPAHLPQEQSQRPGHVPSAKNIPWSKNANDDGTFKSDEDLKALYAEESVDLAKDTIAYCRIGERSALTWFVLHELLGVQNVKNYDGSWTEYGSLVGVPIELGAGK, encoded by the coding sequence ATGAGCCGCAGCGACGTCCTCGTAGACGCCGACTGGGTCCAGGAGCACCTGGACGACACCACCATCGCCCTGGTGGAGGTGGACGAGGACACGTCCGCCTACGAGAAGAACCACATCCGCAACGCGATCCGCATCGACTGGACCAAGGACCTGCAGGACCCGGTCCGTCGCGACTTCATCGACCAGGCCGGCTTCGAGAAGCTGCTGTCCGACAAGGGCATCGCCAACAACCACACGGTGATCCTCTACGGCGGCAACAACAACTGGTTCGCGTCCTACGCGTACTGGTACTTCAAGCTCTACGGCCACGAGAACGTCAAGCTCCTCGACGGCGGCCGCAAGAAGTGGGAGCTGGACGCCCGCGAGCTGGTCGCCGGCGACGAGGTCCCCGAGCGCGCCAAGACGGACTACAAGGCCAAGCCGCAGGACACCTCGATCCGCGCCTTCCGTGACGACGTCGTCGCCGCGATCGGCTCGCAGAACCTGGTCGACGTGCGTTCGCCCGACGAGTTCTCCGGCAAGCTGCTCGCCCCGGCGCACCTGCCGCAGGAGCAGTCGCAGCGCCCGGGTCACGTGCCGAGCGCCAAGAACATCCCGTGGTCGAAGAACGCCAACGACGACGGCACGTTCAAGTCGGACGAGGACCTCAAGGCCCTCTACGCCGAGGAGAGCGTGGACCTCGCCAAGGACACGATCGCCTACTGCCGCATCGGTGAGCGCTCGGCCCTGACCTGGTTCGTACTGCACGAGCTGCTCGGTGTGCAGAACGTCAAGAACTACGACGGCTCCTGGACCGAGTACGGCTCTCTCGTCGGCGTGCCGATCGAACTCGGCGCCGGCAAGTAG
- a CDS encoding DUF1416 domain-containing protein: MCGAKAGGPDASTIKPGETTIQGQVTRDGEPVTGYVRLLDSTGEFTAEVPTSATGQFRFYAAEGTWTVRALVPGGTADRTVVAQQGGLAEVAIAI, translated from the coding sequence ATGTGCGGTGCGAAGGCCGGTGGCCCGGACGCCTCGACGATCAAGCCCGGTGAGACCACGATCCAGGGTCAGGTGACCCGCGACGGCGAGCCGGTGACGGGCTACGTCCGTCTGCTGGACTCGACCGGCGAGTTCACGGCCGAGGTGCCGACCTCGGCGACCGGTCAGTTCCGGTTCTACGCGGCCGAGGGCACATGGACCGTGCGCGCGCTGGTGCCGGGCGGTACGGCCGACCGCACGGTTGTCGCCCAGCAGGGCGGGCTGGCCGAGGTCGCCATCGCGATCTGA
- a CDS encoding MoaD/ThiS family protein, giving the protein MPKVTVRYWAAAKAASGVAEEPYDADTLADALAAVRVRHPGELTRVLQRCSFLIDGDPVGTRAHETVRLAEGGTVEVLPPFAGG; this is encoded by the coding sequence ATGCCCAAGGTCACGGTGCGCTACTGGGCCGCAGCCAAGGCCGCGTCCGGTGTCGCCGAGGAGCCGTACGACGCGGACACACTGGCCGACGCGCTGGCAGCCGTGCGCGTGCGACACCCCGGTGAACTCACGCGCGTGCTGCAGCGATGCTCCTTCCTCATAGACGGTGACCCCGTCGGGACCCGCGCGCATGAGACGGTACGGCTGGCCGAGGGCGGCACGGTCGAGGTGCTCCCGCCGTTCGCAGGAGGATGA
- a CDS encoding alpha/beta hydrolase family protein yields MRNRSAGQVEHSTVRPNPETHRQGPIRTFLRTADGVPVDSVYEPGTVVYETAPDTHRSAPCDLVFVVAHGFTGDVDRPHVRRVAGVLARYGAVVTFSFRGHGRSGGRSTVGDKEVLDLAAAVEWARGLGHARVATVGFSMGGSVVLRHAALHPGTADAVVSVSAPARWYYRGTAPMRRLHWLVTRPEGRLVGRYGLRTRIHHRDWNPVPLSPAGAVPKIAPTPLLIVHGDRDGYFPLDHPRMLAEAAGDHGELWVEPGMGHAEHAADDVLLARIADWAVGAAG; encoded by the coding sequence GACGTTCTTGCGCACTGCCGACGGGGTTCCGGTCGATTCCGTATACGAACCGGGAACCGTTGTATACGAAACCGCGCCGGACACCCACCGTTCGGCCCCCTGTGACCTGGTGTTCGTCGTCGCCCACGGATTCACCGGGGACGTGGACCGGCCGCATGTGCGAAGAGTGGCGGGCGTGCTCGCCCGTTACGGCGCGGTCGTCACCTTCTCCTTCCGCGGCCACGGGCGCTCCGGCGGCCGCTCCACGGTCGGCGACAAGGAGGTACTGGACCTCGCCGCCGCCGTGGAGTGGGCCCGTGGGCTCGGGCACGCGCGCGTGGCGACCGTCGGTTTCTCCATGGGCGGCTCGGTCGTCCTGCGGCACGCGGCCCTGCACCCCGGTACGGCCGACGCGGTGGTCTCGGTCAGTGCCCCCGCCCGCTGGTACTACCGGGGCACGGCCCCCATGCGCCGGCTGCACTGGCTGGTCACCCGCCCCGAGGGCCGCCTGGTCGGCCGCTACGGCCTGCGCACCCGCATCCACCACCGCGACTGGAACCCGGTCCCGCTCTCCCCGGCGGGGGCGGTCCCGAAGATCGCCCCGACACCGCTGCTGATCGTGCACGGCGACCGGGACGGCTACTTCCCCCTCGACCACCCCCGGATGCTCGCCGAGGCGGCCGGTGACCACGGGGAACTCTGGGTGGAGCCGGGCATGGGCCACGCCGAGCACGCGGCGGACGACGTGCTGCTCGCCCGGATCGCGGACTGGGCTGTCGGCGCGGCGGGCTAG